Proteins from a single region of Nomia melanderi isolate GNS246 chromosome 11, iyNomMela1, whole genome shotgun sequence:
- the dom gene encoding domino helicase isoform X3: MSDKQTAPILPPLNGGGGNNGGSSGGAPQQTVSLQQVLATAQGLNVLTTGAGQQFVITSQVPGLTQVIPSNATTNSNIQQVGVTRLVNISGTPPRASTVGVAGASSSPLPSPSRQNSPKVVLATSPKLVRTSIGNMFVAPTSQASMQSPPARKKLKLADSTEKPTMCTDDAVGYKRRIMEHKMKRMRAIREKYAENASELFFLHAGGNMMDFQTWRKRPPTPQYLHFLRQHRLDPDDDDEDLTVPLPAISEIPLIPTVTPSVSSVVPVNQCAEVKISGINVTPVAVSTTLPAAVAQLNQQGNAPVVPNSPKPIPTTTAATGPVADKISTTTTSVTTTTTTTTSTITVTSTPIPTATPTATISTTAAKTSTAPTATTTTTTPSQPVIKIVKLPASNSTTCDITNNQEQIVEKAKQEAYVMQRIAELQREGLWSERRLPKVQEPPRTKAHWDYLLEEMVWLAADFAQERKWKKAAAKKCARMVQKYFQEKAIQAQKAEKSQELRLKKIASFIAKEIKTFWTNVEKLVEYKQQTRLEEKRKQALDQHLNFIVGQTEKYSTWLTEGLNKTDGSQSIPASINSSRISSPVPPGKSHSDEDFQPNQSSDDDEETIAKAEEELKSVTNHKEEVELLKRESEIPLEDLLKDLPPDYLEDRNKNVSPSKEIAEEANDEKVADGDTDFVAASDESSDEEETIMEQEKLEENTDYKQELDDLKAENEMSIDELMAKYGNVSDAPMDVDQEPGQDSDKESTKEEEGQENDEESISSENESEESDNEVGEQESQAQSDNEADVGLKSLLEDISMEKSTDEKTAEMDHSDAHDEMDNVAALAESIQPKGNTLLTTSVVTKIPFLLKHLLREYQHIGLDWLVTMYDRKLNGILADEMGLGKTIQTIALLAHLACEKGNWGPHLIIVPTSVMLNWEMECKKWCPGFKILTYYGTQKERKQKRTGWTKPNAFHICITSYKLVIQDHQSFRRKKWKYLILDEAQNIKNFKSQRWQLLLNFQTQRRLLLTGTPLQNNLMELWSLMHFLMPNVFQSHREFKEWFSNPVTGMIEGNSEYNENIIRRLHKVLRPFLLRRLKTEVEKQLPKKYEHVVMCRLSKRQRYLYDDFMSRAKTKETLASGNLLSVINVLMQLRKVCNHPNLFEVRPTVSPFQMEAIEFITASLVWSVLDYDPFKHIDLSSMNLLLCDLELTHTAFVAHRVRRLQTPRKLIEEIDSQPDPPPRCLPGKIKINVRLSNQAKPPSTPQQQTQTKLKNLAGILPTTRVGTSPLIKTLNNQSTAGQGVTLRVSGGQQLQGYSVQLVQHQGSVKAIPVGTLAHNPQSTTVTPSTAATNAQRITVGNANIKDGLQRLTTQTVTVKQGDSVQRIAVPSFAQLVQTSTGRHIILTSNQQNTNTVSFPVVTPSGQRLTVLSKSLMGISTSAATVNKVVGSVVTTSSGTAGRPVMRVPPLNVTGSQGQTPAGNGQSPQQSIRCGIVTRHAQKESEKAQTKERPKSEFYLPQLEEERKQRRQAKLRLLSNINERRCAACPLYGEDLFMALRIGKPSTACRWHNGWVHCATAKDNARTRRQFFSRTEALAEAIKSTEQIVEELKEVFERFVVHVPAVCAPTPRFHVSHPPPHKLFGQRRMQMELQRQLSPKFASFHPVASAMMTQFPDPRLIQYDCGKLQSLDQLLRKLKTGNHRVLIFTQMTRMLDVLEAFLNFHGHIYLRLDGTTRVDQRQVLMERFNGDKRIFCFILSTRSGGVGVNLTGADTVIFYDSDWNPTMDAQAQDRCHRIGQTRDVHIYRLVSEKTVEENILKKANQKRLLGDLAIEGGNFTTAYFKSSTIQDLFNIDQTENDASTRMAEVLEQNKDRDKFLQKDGQGQSVDDKVAMGALESALAAAEEDLDVQAAKTAKAEAVADLAEFDENIPLDDADKDDVQVSKAELEVQNLVSQLTPIERYAMKFVEESEGAFSAAQLAAAERELEEQKKEWELDRLRALREEEERRMRLADDDEKPLTFGREDAQNQVNNASNSKKLVSKKLPANRRRRRSRRNNSKSAQESESESETTTESESESQEDVVEDSLDEESSHTESQSQGDEDEEEDETNESDRGGYPKRKNRSNKSFSQNHFDLNSPRTRSRGNVKINLWTLDVSPILPGIKPKCRGRASNLRKQRELEMRMKAEESFALPLPPSSSSPKKLNATSKSDDEQKATIMKEESSSDLKRIEVTSKLSPSKGSTETVENCKTVANHCASVTVTSPKSKFKKEDTVVKEESDSVSRLDSSEEEACVQLDDSIFSSQETPDVSALSDKIDAKVESEETRGECNVSPVCTRSMHERAEQSDDVNEASSSGEAEDPDVNFTSQIASSCSSAVESGTLKMISDSDLTEEISVSESLLSTPVKHKVVPQEVNESTAKSASDKTTRSLLENVITVSKPSEELTMKQLNVEKSSIMDESTEMDRRSQRPVEPTEKTNVEQASPRKEQTNESSNSDAKNESVNDNVSTSVIETSSSQNIGSNEGGEEESCSKPCDEETSPKPARNDDNKQAHFSTDISESDDSASSEPTPENKLKSRKSETVSYGVTTRSAKINLTTEIPESRDTDGQTSSAESNVPKQNQENEHSNTSKRESSRIALIRRPDTPRPVMEQGRITRSSAGRSLTPPPSNSPSKSAHRRQPDIPLSECSKLSPRPVTRSSSNINSLVRNEEQNASLYEKPTTRSSKSLDNGFLSPPTHFRRSSSIPPMKPSEVKDTCSPTAAKPKKINEISPVNTSTVKRRPDTPVPTFEQVSRVTRSGLNFTVNSGKSSSPNHVSPLRGSKHIRKTDPSADTKTQELPSKTDSLGTDSNGNAVASEDLAKQEDPGFTEMNEKPQRTAKVVAILTLDTRSNHSNKASSSVHAKSNSNSADAKNANKKSADLSASDSPGKNCLLRISDATANCKLDGWCGSGLDNTSTVLANVAGTYTPSKTGKASTVSKAGSPLSSKLKADKVPLPVQSTVIALVDLDNDPNYDSSDGSKRLRRKIKRTRLTSFTKPLIAGKVNETQQMVEALDEEEEQIPPPTKKSIRSQPPSSPPPSQTTQLGKISSGTVS; the protein is encoded by the exons ATGAGTGATAAGCAGACTGCACCTATTTTACCACCCCTTAACGGGGGTGGAGGAAACAATGGGGGAAGCAGTGGAGGTGCACCGCAACAGACTGTTAGTTTGCAGCAAGTACTTGCCACAGCTCAGGGGCTCAATGTCCTTACTACTGGTGCTGGACAACAGTTTGTTATTACTTCACAGGTTCCTGGTCTTACACAG gTTATACCAAGCAATGCAACAACAAATTCTAATATTCAACAAGTTGGTGTTACAAGACTTGTTAATATTAGCGGTACTCCACCACGTGCAAGTACTGTGGGAGTTGCAGGTGCAAGTAGTTCACCTCTTCCCTCACCATCTCGACAGAACTCACCCAAAGTTGTTCTAGCAACATCTCCAAAACTTGTTAGAACTTCTATTGGCAACATGTTTGTTGCTCCAACATCTCAAGCTTCAATGCAATCACCGCCAGCAAGAAAAAAGTTGAAGTTAGCAGATTCTACAGAAAAACCTACTATGTGTACCGACGATGCAGTGGGTTATAAAAGGAGAATTATGGAACACAAAATGAAGAGGATGCGTGCAATAAGGGAGAAATATGCTGAAAATGCATCAGAATTATTCTTCCTACATGCTGGAGGCAATATGATGGATTTTCAAACCTGGAGGAAGAGACCACCGACACCTCAATACCTGCATTTTTTACGGCAACATAGATTAGATCCAGACGATGACGACGAAGATTTAACAGTGCCACTGCCAGCAATATCAgaaattccattaataccaaCTGTCACACCGTCTGTTTCTTCAGTAGTTCCTGTAAATCAGTGTGCGGAAGTAAAAATTTCTGGCATAAATGTTACACCAGTCGCAGTGTCTACAACTTTGCCTGCTGCAGTAGCTCAACTTAATCAACAAG GCAATGCACCAGTAGTTCCGAATTCACCAAAACCAATACCAACTACAACAGCAGCAACGGGTCCAGTTGCAGACAAAATATCTACAACAACTACATCAGTTACGAcaactactaccactactacttcAACTATAACTGTTACTTCTACTCCTATTCCTACCGCTACTCCCACTGCGACTATTAGTACTACAGCAGCGAAAACGTCTACTGCgcctactgctactactacaaCTACTACTCCTTCTCAACcagttataaaaattgttaaattaccTGCCTCTAATTCAACAACATGTGATATCACAAATAATCAAGAACAAATTGTAGAAAAGGCTAAACAG GAAGCATATGTTATGCAAAGGATTGCCGAGTTGCAACGCGAAGGATTATGGTCGGAGAGAAGATTGCCTAAAGTACAAGAACCACCTCGCACAAAGGCTCATTGGGATTACTTGTTAGAAGAAATGGTTTGGTTGGCTGCTGATTTTGCTCAAGAACGGAAGTGGAAGAAAGCTGCGGCAAAGAAATGCGCGCGCATGGTTCAGAAATACTTCCAAGAAAAAGCAATCCAAGCACAGAAAGCCGAAAAATCGCAAGAACTTAGGCTAAAGAAGATTGCTAGTTTTATAGCTAAGGAAATCAAAACCTTCTGGACAAATGTGGAAAAG TTGGTGGAGTATAAACAACAAACAAGgctcgaagaaaaaagaaaacaggcACTAGatcaacatttaaattttattgttgggcaaacagaaaaatattcaacatggTTAACAGAAGGACTTAATAAAACCGATGGTTCTCAAAGTATACCGGCCTCCATAAATAGTTCTCGAATATCTTCTCCAGTTCCGCCTGGGAAATCTCATTCTGACG AGGATTTTCAACCAAATCAAAGTTCAGATGATGATGAAGAAACCATAGCCAAGGCAGAAGAGGAATTAAAGTCTGTAACAAACCACAAAGAAGaggttgaattattaaaaagagaatCCGAAATCCCACTGGAAGATCTTTTGAAAGATTTGCCACCTGATTATTTAgaagatagaaataaaaatgtatcgcCTTCAAAAGAAATTGCGGAGGAa GCCAATGATGAAAAGGTCGCGGACGGTGATACCGACTTTGTTGCGGCATCGGATGAATCTTCGGATGAAGAAGAAACTATAATGGAACAGgaaaaattggaagaaaataCGGATTACAAACAAGAATTGGACGATCTCaaa GCTGAAAATGAAATGTCTATCGATGAACTTATGGCTAAATATGGTAACGTGTCAGATGCTCCGATGGATGTTGACCAAGAACCTGGTCAAG ATTCGGATAAAGAAAGCACAAAGGAAGAGGAAGGTCAAGAGAACGACGAGGAGTCGATTAGTAGTGAAAATGAAAGTGAAGAAAGCGATAACGAAGTCGGCGAACAAGAGTCTCAAGCACAAAGTGATAACGAAGCTGATGTTGGATTGAAATCTCTCTTGGAAGATATATCTATGGAAAAATCTACAGATGAGAAG ACGGCAGAAATGGATCACTCAGATGCTCACGATGAAATGGATAATGTAGCTGCGTTAGCAGAAAGTATTCAACCAAAAGGAAATACTTTACTCACCACTAGT GTTGTAACTAAAATTCCGTTCCTTTTGAAACATCTTCTTCGGGAATATCAACATATAGGATTGGATTGGCTTGTTACGATGTATGATCGAAAACTGAATGGAATTTTGGCAGACGAAATGGGTTTGGGTAAAACGATTCAAACGATCGCCTTGCTTGCACATTTAGCGTGCGAGAAAGGTAACTGGGGTCCGCATCTTATAATAGTACCAACTTCTGTAATGCTTAATTGGGAAATGGAGTGCAAAAAATGGTGTCCGGGGTTTAAGATTTTAACGTACTATGGAacgcagaaagaaagaaaacaaaaaaggaCAG GATGGACAAAACCCAATGCTTTTCACATCTGTATAACATCATACAAATTAGTTATTCAAGATCATCAAAGCTTCAGAAGGAAAAAGTGGAAATATCTTATATTGGACGAAgctcaaaatattaaaaacttcaaGTCGCAAAGATGGCAactgttattaaattttcagaCGCAACG ACGACTACTGCTTACCGGCACGCCTCTTCAAAATAATCTTATGGAACTATGGTCTCTCATGCATTTTTTAATGCCTAATGTATTTCAATCGCATAGAGAATTCAAAGAATGGTTCAGTAATCCTGTTACAGGAATGATAGAAGGGAACAGCGAATACAATGAAAACATTATTCGTCGTCTGCACAAG GTATTACGACCGTTTTTACTGCGAAGATTAAAAACAGAAGTAGAAAAACAATTGCCTAAAAAATATGAACACGTTGTTATGTGCCGATTGTCGAAACGACAGCGATATCTATATGATGATTTCATGTCGAGAGCAAA GACAAAAGAGACTTTGGCTAGCGGTAATCTACTGAGCGTCATCAATGTATTAATGCAGTTACGTAAAGTGTGTAACCATCCAAATTTGTTTGAAGTGAGACCAACAGTGTCGCCGTTTCAAATGGAAGCTATAGAATTTATTACAGCTTCTTTGGTATGGAGTGTTCTTGATTACGATCCATTTAAg CATATCGACTTATCTAGTATGAATCTTCTTTTGTGCGATTTGGAGTTAACCCATACTGCGTTTGTGGCACATAGAGTAAGGCGGTTACAAACTCCGCGGAAGCTTATAGAAGAAATAGACAGTCAACCAGATCCACCTCCAAGATGTCTAcctggaaaaataaaaattaacgttAGACTCTCTAATCAAGCGAAACCGCCATCCACACCACAACAACAGACTCAAACGAAGTTGAAAAATTTAGCTGGAATCTTACCTACTACACGCGTCGGAACATCCCccttaataaaaacattaaataatcaaaGCACTGCAGGACAAG GTGTTACTTTAAGGGTATCGGGTGGTCAACAATTACAGGGGTACTCGGTGCAGTTGGTACAGCATCAGGGTAGCGTGAAAG CCATCCCTGTTGGAACACTAGCACATAACCCACAAAGTACAACAGTGACACCAAGTACAGCAGCAACGAATGCACAGAGGATCACAGTAGGGAATGCGAATATCAAAGATGGATTGCAACGACTAACAACGCAGACAGTCACAGTTAAACAAGGTGATTCCGTCCAAAGAATAGCAGTGCCTAGTTTTGCACAGCTGGTTCAAACATCTACTGGTAGACATATCATTCTGACTTCGAATCAGCAAAACACTAACACAG TTTCGTTTCCAGTAGTGACACCGAGTGGACAACGCTTAACGGTTTTATCGAAATCTTTGATGGGCATATCTACTTCGGCAGCTACAGTGAACAAAGTTGTAGGAAGTGTAGTAACAACATCGAGTGGAACTGCTGGAAGACCCGTGATGAGAGTACCACCATTAAATGTGACTGGTTCTCAGGGACAGACACCAGCTGGCAATGGGCAATCTCCACAGCAATCAATTCGCTGTGGTATTGTCACCAGACACGCACAAAAGGAATCTGAAAAGGCACAAACGAAGGAACGTCCAAAATCCGAATTTTATTTG CCGCAGTTAGAAGAAGAGCGAAAGCAACGGCGACAAGCGAAACTCCGTCTTCTCTcgaatataaatgaaagaagATGCGCAGCATGTCCTTTGTACGGCGAAGATTTGTTCATGGCGTTAAGAATCGGTAAACCGTCTACAGCGTGTCGATGGCATAACGGTTGGGTTCATTGCGCAACCGCTAAAGACAACGCTCGTACACGGAGACAATTCTTTTCTCGCACGGAGGCACTCGCAGAAGCGATCAAAAGTACAGAACAAATTGTAGAAGAGCTTAAGGAAGTTTTTGAGAG GTTTGTTGTTCATGTTCCTGCTGTGTGCGCACCCACGCCACGTTTTCACGTGTCTCATCCACCTCCACATAAATTGTTTGGTCAGAGACGTATGCAAATGGAGTTGCAGCGTCAACTGTCACCTAAATTCGCATCGTTCCATCCAGTAGCTAGTGCAATGATGACTCAGTTTCCGGATCCTCGACTGATACAGTATGACTGTGGGAAATTACAATCCTTGGATCAACTTCTCAGGAAGCTCAAGACAGGGAACCATAGAGTTTTAATTTTTACACAAATGACGAGAATGTTGGACGTGTTAGAAGCTTTCCTTAATTTCCATGGACATATATATTTGCGTTTAGACGGTACCACCAGGGTGGATCAAAGACAG GTTCTGATGGAGAGATTCAACGGCGACAAACgaatattctgtttcattttgtCAACAAGATCTGGAGGTGTGGGCGTGAACCTTACAGGCGCTGATACTGTTATATTTTATGACAGCGATTGGAATCCGACCATGGATGCCCAAGCACAAGATAGGTGTCATAGAATAGGCCAGACACGAGATGTACATATCTACAG GTTAGTAAGTGAAAAGACTGTGgaagaaaatattctaaagaAGGCCAATCAGAAAAGACTGCTTGGAGACTTGGCTATCGAGGGTGGCAATTTCACGACTGCTTACTTTAAAAGC TCCACTATTCAAGATCTTTTCAATATCGACCAAACGGAGAATGATGCTTCGACTCGAATGGCGGAAGTACTGGAACAGAACAAAGATCGGGACAAATTTCTACAGAAGGATGGCCAGGGACAGAGTGTCGATGACAAAGTGGCGATGGGTGCATTGGAGAGTGCTCTCGCTGCTGCTGAAGAAGATCTCGACGTCCAAGCAGCGAAAACAGCCAAGGCGGAGGCTGTCGCTGATTTAGCGGAGTTCGATGAGAACATACCTTTGGATGACGCGGACAAGGACGATGTGCAAGTCAGCAAAGCTGAACTCGAAGTACAGAACTTGGTGTCTCAG CTGACGCCCATAGAACGTTACGCGATGAAGTTCGTTGAGGAGTCAGAGGGCGCATTCTCCGCAGCGCAACTCGCAGCGGCGGAACGTGAACTGGAAGAGCAGAAGAAGGAGTGGGAACTGGATCGGTTGCGAGCTTTACGCGAGGAGGAAGAAAGGCGGATGAGGTTGGCCGATGACGACGAGAAACCCTTAACTTTCGGACGCGAGGACGCGCAGAATCAGGTTAATAATGCTAGTAATTCTAAGAAGTTAGTCAGTAAGAAACTCCCGGCGaataggaggaggaggaggtcgCGTAGGAATAACAGTAAAAGTGCTCAGGAGTCGGAAAGTGAAAGCGAGACTACCACCGAATCGGAATCGGAGTCTCAAGAAGACGTGGTCGAAGACAGTCTCGACGAGGAGTCGAGTCACACGGAAAGTCAGAGTCAAGGAGACGAGGACGAGGAAGAGGATGAGACGAACGAATCGGACAGAGGGGGGTATCCGAAGCGTAAAAACCGTTCGAATAAATCATTCAGTCAGAACCATTTTGATCTAAATAGTCCACGGACGAGATCCAGGGGGAACGTGAAGATAAACCTGTGGACGTTGGACGTGAGTCCCATCCTGCCGGGTATAAAGCCGAAGTGTCGTGGCAGAGCGAGTAATCTGCGGAAACAGAGGGAGTTGGAGATGAGAATGAAGGCAGAAGAAAGTTTCGCGTTACCTTTGCCACCGTCCTCTTCGAGTCCGAAAAAACTGAACGCTACCAGTAAGTCTGACGACGAACAGAAAGCTACGATTATGAAAGAAGAATCGTCGTCGGATTTGAAGCGTATTGAAGTGACCAGCAAACTCTCACCTAGCAAAGGTTCAACTGAGAcagttgaaaattgtaaaacggTTGCGAACCATTGCGCTAGTGTCACGGTGACTTCGCCTAAGAGTAAATTCAAAAAGGAGGACACAGTAGTGAAAGAGGAATCTGATTCTGTTTCACGTTTAGACTCCTCGGAAGAGGAAGCGTGTGTACAGTTGGATGACTCGATATTCAGCTCGCAGGAAACACCTGACGTCTCGGCTTTGTCCGATAAGATCGACGCGAAAGTTGAGAGCGAGGAAACACGGGGTGAATGTAACGTGTCTCCGGTATGTACACGGTCTATGCATGAGAGAGCGGAGCAAAGCGACGACGTAAACGAAGCAAGCTCGAGCGGAGAAGCTGAGGATCCCGATGTCAATTTTACTTCCCAAATTGCTAGTTCTTGTTCTTCCGCGGTAGAGTCGGGTACGTTAAAAATGATATCCGACTCTGACCTAACCGAAGAGATCAGCGTGTCTGAAAGTTTATTGAGTACGCCCGTAAAGCACAAAGTGGTACCTCAAGAGGTGAACGAATCCACCGCGAAATCGGCTTCAGACAAAACAACCCGTTCCCTTTTAGAAAATGTAATCACTGTTAGTAAACCGAGCGAAGAATTAACAATGAAACAATTGAATGTAGAAAAAAGTAGTATCATGGATGAAAGTACGGAGATGGACAGGAGGTCGCAACGTCCTGTCGAGCCAACAGAGAAGACGAACGTAGAGCAAGCGTCACCAAGGAAGGAACAGACGAACGAAAGTTCAAACTCGGACGCGAAGAACGAGTCCGTAAACGATAACGTGTCCACATCTGTGATAGAAACAAGCTCTAGTCAGAATATCGGTAGCAATGAAGGAGGAGAGGAAGAAAGCTGTTCTAAACCGTGTGACGAAGAAACAAGTCCCAAGCCAGCGCGAAATGACGACAATAAACAGGCCCATTTTTCTACAGATATCTCTGAATCGGACGACTCGGCTAGTTCGGAACCGACTCCAGAGAATAAGCTTAAGTCTCGTAAATCGGAAACCGTGTCCTACGGAGTAACCACGAGGAGCGCGAAAATAAATCTCACGACAGAAATCCCTGAAAGCAGAGATACGGATGGTCAAACGAGCTCCGCCGAATCGAATGTACCAAAGCAGAATCAAGAGAACGAACATTCAAATACCAGTAAAAGGGAGTCTAGTAGAATAGCATTGATAAGGAGACCAGACACACCAAGACCTGTCATGGAGCAGGGTAGGATCACGAGATCCAGTGCTGGCCGCTCCTTGACACCTCCACCCAGCAACAGTCCCTCGAAATCGGCCCATAGAAGACAACCAGACATTCCACTGTCAGAATGCTCGAAGTTATCTCCTAGACCAGTAACCAGGTCCTCGTCTAACATAAATTCCCTGGTGCGTAACGAAGAGCAGAACGCATCCTTATACGAGAAACCGACCACGCGAAGTTCCAAGTCTTTGGACAATGGTTTTCTAAGCCCCCCCACTCATTTCCGAAGAAGTAGCTCGATACCACCGATGAAaccgtcagaggtgaaagacaCTTGTAGCCCTACCGCTGCCAAGCCTAAAAAGATCAACGAGATCTCACCTGTAAATACGAGTACCGTAAAACGGCGACCGGACACACCGGTCCCCACGTTCGAGCAAGTGTCGAGAGTCACCCGGTCGGGCTTGAACTTCACCGTGAATTCGGGAAAGTCCTCCAGCCCCAATCACGTGAGTCCTCTCAGAGGAAGCAAGCACATTCGGAAAACGGACCCATCCGCGGACACGAAGACACAGGAATTGCCTTCGAAAACGGACAGTCTGGGCACTGATTCGAACGGGAACGCCGTCGCGTCGGAGGACTTGGCGAAACAAGAGGATCCGGGCTTCACGGAGATGAACGAGAAGCCGCAGCGGACGGCGAAGGTAGTGGCGATCCTTACTTTGGACACCAGGAGCAATCACAGCAACAAAGCCTCGAGTTCCGTTCACGCGAAGTCCAATTCCAATTCCGCCGACGCGAAGAACGCGAACAAGAAGAGCGCCGACTTGTCCGCGTCGGACTCGCCGGGGAAGAATTGTCTTCTAAGGATCTCGGACGCGACCGCGAATTGTAAATTAGACGGATGGTGTGGCTCCGGTTTGGACAACACTTCCACGGTACTCGCGAACGTGGCTGGTACTTACACTCCGAGTAAAACGGGGAAGGCATCGACCGTGAGCAAAGCTGGGTCGCCGTTGAGCTCGAAACTCAAGGCGGACAAGGTTCCGTTGCCCGTGCAGTCGACGGTGATCGCGCTGGTCGATCTGGACAACGATCCCAATTACGACTCGTCGGATGGGTCGAAGAGATTGCGCAGGAAAATCAAGAGGACCCGTTTGACGTCGTTCACAAAGCCCCTGATCGCCGGTAAAGTAAACGAGACGCAGCAGATGGTCGAGGCACTggacgaggaagaggagcagaTCCCACCGCCGACCAAAAAATCGATTCGTTCTCagcctccttcttctcctccgCCGTCGCAAACCACGCAATTGGGAAAGATAAGCAGCGGCACCGTGTCTTGA